Below is a window of Verrucomicrobiota bacterium DNA.
CGCGACGGAACCCGGAAAACGGGCCAGCCACGGTTCTGCGACGTTCGTCCCGGCCAGCAAGTCAGTTTTGTTGAAGACCATCAGCACCGGCTTGTCCGCGGCGCGGAGTTCGTCGAGCACCGTGTTGACGGCCGCAATCTGTTCTTCCGCGTCCGGTTGCGTGATGTCCACCACGTGCACGAGCAGGTCGGCTTCGACAACTTCCTCGAGCGTCGCCTTGAAGGCTTCGACGAGCCCGTGTGGCAGTTTGCGGATGAAGCCGACCGTGTCCGAGAGCAGCACGTTTTGATTGGTGGGCAAACGAAGTCGCCGCGTCGTGGGGTCCAGCGTGGCGAAGAGCTTGTCTTCCTCGAGCACGTGCGAGCCGGTGAGGGCGTTGAAGAGCGTGGACTTGCCGGCGTTGGTGTAGCCGACGATGGACGCAAGCGGCCAGTGCGACCGCTGGCGTCCGCGCCGCTGCGTGGTGCGCTGACGCTGGACCAGGTCGAGCGCTTCGCGGATTTTCTCGATGCGCTCCTGCGTCTTGCGCCGGTCGGTTTCCAACTGCGATTCGCCTTCGCCGCCAATGGCTCCGAGGCCGCCGCGCTGCCGCGAAAGGTGCGTCCAGTAGCGCGTGAGCCGCGGCAGCAGGTATTCGAGCTGGGCAAGCTCGACTTGCAGTTTGCCTTCGTTGGTGCGCGCGCGCCGGGCGAAGATGTCGAGAATCAGGCTCGTGCGGTCCATCACACGGCAGCCGAAGATTTCCTCCAGGTTCCGCGCCTGCGCCGCGGTGAGATCGTCGTCGAAGAGAATCGCGTCCGCGTCGAGCGCCTTGGATTGGCGCGCGAAGTCGCCGGCCTTGCCGCGGCCGATGAACGTCGCCGGGTGCGGCGCATCGAGCCGTTGCACGCCCTCGCCCGCGACCTCGGCGCCGACGGTCCGCGCAAGTTCGGCGAGTTCGTCCAGCGACTCGTCACTCGCGCGCGCGTCGTCGCGCTTGAGTTCGATGCCGATCAGGAAAACCCGTTCGACGCGGCCTCGCGTGTTGGAGAGTAGTGCCTTCACAGCGGTGGCGGGCGGACCGTAGCACGGGCGTGCGTCAGGGCAAAGCGCTGATGCCGGGGCGCTCCGTCCACCGTGGTGGGAGGAATCCCGTTGAAGGCCGCAGCCTTGTGAAAAAAATCACAAAACCGCTTGCCTGCCTCCGGCACGCTGTCTAGCTTCGGTTCACGGTCGTCGGGTCGGCGGCCTTCAGCCATGCCCAGCAGCACCACCGAATACGGCTACGATTCCAAGATCGAGGGCGACGTCGTTGTCACGCGCGTGGATGCCGCGATCAACTGGTTCCGCAAGCAGTCGCTGTGGCCGATGCCGATGGGGCTCGCGTGCTGCGCCATCGAGCTGATGGCCGCGGGCGCGAGCCGCTTCGACATCTCGCGCTTTGGCTCCGAGGTGATGCGCTTCAGCCCGCGGCAGTCGGACGTGATGATCGTTGCCGGCACCGTCACCTACAAGATGGCGCTCGCCGTCCGGCGCATTTACGACCAGATGCCCGAGCCGAAATGGGTCATCGCGATGGGCGCGTGCGCCTCGACCGGCGGCATGTATCGCAGCTACGCCGTGCTGCAGGGTGTGGACAACATCGTGCCGGTGGACGTGTATGTGGCCGGGTGCCCGCCGCGTCCCGAGGCGCTGCTCGACGCGCTCATCAAGCTGCAACACAAGCTTCAGAACGAGCCCGTTCTCGCGGTGACCAAGCCCGCCGCTGCTTGAGCCGGCACGAAACCGATTTCATGCCTGCACTCGAGTTCGCCAACCAGCTTCGCGCGAAATTCCGAGAACTCGTCTCCGCCCCCGCCGAGTTCCGGGGTGAAGTGACGCTTACGCTCGCGGACGCCGGGCGCATCGCCGAGGTCTGCGAGTTTGCCAAGAAATCGCTCGGCTTCGACTATCTCCTCGACATCTCCAGCGTGGACAACTACGGCGACGACCCGCGCTGGACGGTGGTTTACGAACTCTACGGCATCGCCCACGGCTGCCATCTGCGGCTCAAGACCAACTTGAGCGAGGAGAAGGGCGAGTTGCCCACCGTCACCAGCGTGTGGCGCACGGCCGATTGGCACGAGCGCGAGATTTTCGACATGATGGGCATCCGCTTTCGCGGTCATCCCGATCTGCGGCGCATCCTGATGTGGGAAGGCTATCCGTATTTTCCGCTGCGGAAGGACTTCCCGCTAGCCGGCAAGCCGAGCGAGATGCCCGATGTGGCCTTTACCAAGAAAGCGCCGCTCGAAGGCGGGCCATTCGTGACGCTGCCCGGCGGCAAGGACACCATCACCCGCGAGCCGAGGGTGCGCGTGCCCGAGAACTGATTTCTTTCATGGCCACCGAAACCATCGAGTTCCGCGAGCCTTCAGCGCGAGTGAACCTCGCCTCCTTCGCGGCGCAGCCCGCTGCGCCCGCGGCTCCTTCCCCGCCCGCCGAGGACTTGCAGGAACTTCACGGCGAGAAGCTCGTGCTCAACATGGGCCCGTCGCATCCGTCCACGCACGGCGTGCTGCGCATCGTGCTGGAGATGGACGGCGAGATCATCACCAAGGCCACGCCGGACGTGGGTTACTTGCATCGCGGCGACGAGAAGATCGCCGAGAACATGACCTACACGCAGTTCATCCCTTACACCGACCGGCTCGATTACCTCGCGCCGCTCGCGAACAACGTGGCCTACGCGCTCGCGGTCGAGAAGCTCATGGGCATCGAGCGGCAGCTCCCGCCGCGCTGCCAGCACATCCGCGTCATCTGCTGCGAACTGGCGCGCATCTCGGCGCACCTGCTCGGCCTCGGCGCCTACGCGATGGATGTCGGCGCGCTGACGGTCTTCATGCTCACGTTCACGGAGCGCGAGAAGATTTACAACCTGTGCGAGTCGCTCACGGGCGCGCGCTTCACGACCAGCTACACGCGCATCGGCGGGCTCATGCGCGACACGCCGCCCGGCTGGTGCGACGCCGTGCGGAAGTTCTGCGACGAGGTCGCGGTGAACTTCGACGAGGTCGAGAAGCTGCTCACGCGCAATCCCATCTTCGTGGGCCGGACGAAAGACGTCGGCATCATCTCGCGCGCCGATGCGATTGACTTCGGCCTCAGCGGTCCGAACCTGCGCGGCAGCGGCGTCGAGCACGACGTGCGCAAGGCGCACCCGTATCTCGTTTACGACCAGCTTGAGTTCGACGTGCCGGTCGGCTCGGTGGGCGATTGTTACGACCGATACCTCGTCCGCATGGAGGAGATGCGCCAGAGCGTGCGACTCCTGCGCCAGTGCCTCGACCGCATCCCGGGCGGCGCGGACAACAAGTCCGGCGAGCCCGTCAACGTGGATGACGGCAAGCTTGTGCTGCCGCCCAAGCAGAAGGTGATGACGGGCATGGAGGAACTCATCCACCAGTTCATCCTCGTGACACAGGGCGTGAACGCGCCGCCGGGCGAGGTGTATTTCGGCGCGGAAAACCCGAAGGGAGAGCTGGGCTTCTACATCAACTCGCGCGGCGGCGGCACGCCGCACCGGCTGAAGATTCGCGCGCCGTCCTTCGTGAACCTGAGCATCCTGCCGCACCTGCTGCCCGGCCACATGGTCAGCGACGTGGTGAGCATCCTCGGCTCGATTGACTTCGTGATGGGGGAGTGTGACCGATGAGCTTCAGCGTCCCCGCCCATCTCGAGGCCGAGATCAACGAACTGATCTCGCACTACCCGCAGAAGCGCAGCGCGTCGCTCATGCTGCTGCACGCGGTGCAGGAGCACTTCGGCTACATTTCGCGCGACGCCATCGAGTGGGTCGCGCGCAAGCTGGAGCTCCAGCCCATCAACATCTACGAACTGGTCACGTTCTACCCGATGTTCCGGCAGGAGCCGGCGGGCAGGTTCCAGCTCAAGGTCTGCCGCACGCTCTCGTGCGCACTGGGCGGCTCGCACGAGCTGCACGCGCACTGCTGCGCGCGCCTCGGCCTTGACCCGCGCAAGCACGGCTTGCAAACCACGAAGGACGGGAAGTTCTCCGTCGAGTTCGTCGAGTGCCTCGCCGGCTGCGGCACCGCGCCGGTGATGATGTGCAACGAGGATTTCTACGAGGGCGTCACCGGCGCGAACGCCGATGAGATTCTGGGGAGATGCAGGTGACCTGGCTGCCCGACATGGATTTGAACCATGACAAACAGATCCAGAGTCTGCTGTGCTACCGTTACACCATCGGGCAGGCCGTAGCGCCCGGCAATGTAGGGGTTTCCTCCTGACTGTCAATTGACGATATGCCGCAGGAATTCAGGCTCATTTTGAAGCACGCCGACCAGCCGGGTTACACGCCCGACCTCGACTGCTACCTGCGCCACGGCGGTTACGAGACGCTGCGCAAGGCACTCGCGCTCCCGCCTCGCGTGGTCGGCGACGGGAAGAAAATCTCACCGCAGGAGCTCGTCCGCGAGGAAGTGAAGCTCTCCGGCCTGCGCGGCCGAGGCGGCGCTGGATTCAGCGCGGGCATCAAGTGGTCGCTCGTGGACCGCAAGTCTGGCAAGCCCATCTATCTAATC
It encodes the following:
- the hflX gene encoding GTPase HflX, coding for MKALLSNTRGRVERVFLIGIELKRDDARASDESLDELAELARTVGAEVAGEGVQRLDAPHPATFIGRGKAGDFARQSKALDADAILFDDDLTAAQARNLEEIFGCRVMDRTSLILDIFARRARTNEGKLQVELAQLEYLLPRLTRYWTHLSRQRGGLGAIGGEGESQLETDRRKTQERIEKIREALDLVQRQRTTQRRGRQRSHWPLASIVGYTNAGKSTLFNALTGSHVLEEDKLFATLDPTTRRLRLPTNQNVLLSDTVGFIRKLPHGLVEAFKATLEEVVEADLLVHVVDITQPDAEEQIAAVNTVLDELRAADKPVLMVFNKTDLLAGTNVAEPWLARFPGSVALSARTRDGFSALLAELGTRLRPVRRLVQLSVPHANPAVIARVHALGQVVSSNFEGPTARLTARIPPHVMFEFERFLVHDDDHGTPELDRNGAAHVGGKPEPAQS
- a CDS encoding NADH-quinone oxidoreductase subunit B; translation: MPSSTTEYGYDSKIEGDVVVTRVDAAINWFRKQSLWPMPMGLACCAIELMAAGASRFDISRFGSEVMRFSPRQSDVMIVAGTVTYKMALAVRRIYDQMPEPKWVIAMGACASTGGMYRSYAVLQGVDNIVPVDVYVAGCPPRPEALLDALIKLQHKLQNEPVLAVTKPAAA
- a CDS encoding NADH-quinone oxidoreductase subunit C, coding for MPALEFANQLRAKFRELVSAPAEFRGEVTLTLADAGRIAEVCEFAKKSLGFDYLLDISSVDNYGDDPRWTVVYELYGIAHGCHLRLKTNLSEEKGELPTVTSVWRTADWHEREIFDMMGIRFRGHPDLRRILMWEGYPYFPLRKDFPLAGKPSEMPDVAFTKKAPLEGGPFVTLPGGKDTITREPRVRVPEN
- the nuoD gene encoding NADH dehydrogenase (quinone) subunit D, with protein sequence MATETIEFREPSARVNLASFAAQPAAPAAPSPPAEDLQELHGEKLVLNMGPSHPSTHGVLRIVLEMDGEIITKATPDVGYLHRGDEKIAENMTYTQFIPYTDRLDYLAPLANNVAYALAVEKLMGIERQLPPRCQHIRVICCELARISAHLLGLGAYAMDVGALTVFMLTFTEREKIYNLCESLTGARFTTSYTRIGGLMRDTPPGWCDAVRKFCDEVAVNFDEVEKLLTRNPIFVGRTKDVGIISRADAIDFGLSGPNLRGSGVEHDVRKAHPYLVYDQLEFDVPVGSVGDCYDRYLVRMEEMRQSVRLLRQCLDRIPGGADNKSGEPVNVDDGKLVLPPKQKVMTGMEELIHQFILVTQGVNAPPGEVYFGAENPKGELGFYINSRGGGTPHRLKIRAPSFVNLSILPHLLPGHMVSDVVSILGSIDFVMGECDR
- a CDS encoding NAD(P)H-dependent oxidoreductase subunit E; this encodes MSFSVPAHLEAEINELISHYPQKRSASLMLLHAVQEHFGYISRDAIEWVARKLELQPINIYELVTFYPMFRQEPAGRFQLKVCRTLSCALGGSHELHAHCCARLGLDPRKHGLQTTKDGKFSVEFVECLAGCGTAPVMMCNEDFYEGVTGANADEILGRCR